Within the Bradyrhizobium cosmicum genome, the region GGTCGGCGCCCTCGGCGCGTTGACAGCTGTCGAGGCTCATGCCGGAAATTCGGCGAGCGTGCTGCAGTTCGGTGGAACGAACAGCTCCTTCATCTCCCAGAGCGGGGGCACCAGCAACACGGCCACCACCCTGCAATTCGGCACCACGAACTGGGCGACGACCCTACAAACGGGATCGCCGTTCTCGGTAAACTCGCTGACGATCGGGCAAGGCGGCTCGTCGACCGGCCCTGCGATCAACAATACGATCCTGGCCGGTCAGGGCGGCGGCTCGAACACGAGCCTGATCGGCCAGATCGGCACCAACAATGCAGCCTTGCTGTCTCAGTTCGGGCTTTTGAACGGATCGACGATTCTCCAGCAGACACCGTGACCGGGTGGTTCGTCCCTGATTTCCGCAACTGTGCAGAGGCCTGCCATGAAATACCGCCTTCCCCCCGCCGCCAGTATCGCAGTTCT harbors:
- a CDS encoding curlin, with translation MRIKFIIATVGALGALTAVEAHAGNSASVLQFGGTNSSFISQSGGTSNTATTLQFGTTNWATTLQTGSPFSVNSLTIGQGGSSTGPAINNTILAGQGGGSNTSLIGQIGTNNAALLSQFGLLNGSTILQQTP